One genomic region from Melioribacteraceae bacterium encodes:
- a CDS encoding Gfo/Idh/MocA family oxidoreductase codes for MNQFFIQSRREFLKRISLFAGSSLAAASMPWLSIFGNAQLPGNSASDRVRLGIIGIGDRGSALLLNVKEFMELLNVEIAAVCDDYEPNLKKGLQLADGKSEGFSDYRRMLEMKNIDGVIVTTPLNDHVYMTVDSLNSGRHVFCEKAMARKIEDVKLMYDSSLQSNRILQIGLQRMFNPVYLEGIEKIHKGEIGKVTQIRAYWHRNNNWRRPLPEPGLEKRINWRLYDDISAGLFTELASHQIQVANWVKKTEPVSVMSAGSINYWKDGREVYDSIACIFTYPDGTHFIYDSMISNKHYGLEEQILGDKGTIEFEVNKIYSENPPDPPAILRLINDIEKGIFDTIPIGGASWIPETALQNKGEFISHNYRMDETKLQLEAFVKYIREGRSPQQLTRHGYYSSVWCLLAEEAAKTGKSVSLPGEYLI; via the coding sequence TTGAATCAGTTTTTTATTCAGAGCAGGAGAGAATTTCTTAAAAGAATTTCGCTGTTCGCCGGATCCTCCCTCGCTGCTGCTTCAATGCCGTGGTTGTCTATTTTCGGTAATGCTCAGCTTCCTGGAAATTCCGCCTCGGATAGAGTAAGGCTTGGGATAATTGGTATTGGTGATAGGGGAAGCGCTCTTCTTCTTAATGTAAAAGAATTTATGGAATTATTAAATGTTGAGATAGCTGCCGTATGTGATGACTATGAACCGAATTTAAAAAAAGGTCTGCAGCTTGCTGATGGCAAGTCCGAAGGATTTTCTGATTATAGAAGAATGCTTGAAATGAAGAACATTGACGGGGTCATAGTTACTACACCGCTAAATGATCACGTCTATATGACGGTTGACTCACTAAATAGCGGCCGCCATGTTTTCTGTGAAAAAGCGATGGCGCGGAAAATTGAAGATGTAAAATTGATGTACGATTCTTCTTTACAAAGCAACAGGATCCTTCAAATCGGACTGCAGCGGATGTTCAATCCTGTCTACCTTGAAGGAATTGAAAAAATCCATAAAGGTGAAATTGGTAAGGTTACTCAAATACGTGCATACTGGCACAGAAATAATAATTGGAGGCGGCCTCTGCCTGAACCCGGACTCGAAAAGAGAATCAACTGGAGATTATACGATGATATTTCTGCCGGATTATTTACTGAGCTAGCATCACACCAGATCCAGGTTGCTAACTGGGTGAAGAAAACAGAACCTGTATCTGTTATGAGCGCAGGTTCAATTAATTACTGGAAGGACGGGCGCGAGGTTTATGATAGTATTGCCTGCATATTTACTTATCCCGATGGCACTCACTTTATTTACGATTCTATGATCAGCAATAAACATTACGGGTTGGAAGAACAGATTTTAGGCGATAAGGGAACTATCGAATTCGAAGTAAATAAAATTTATTCTGAAAATCCTCCCGATCCTCCGGCTATCCTTAGACTGATTAATGATATTGAAAAAGGAATCTTCGACACAATTCCGATTGGCGGAGCGAGCTGGATTCCTGAAACTGCCTTGCAGAATAAAGGGGAGTTTATCTCGCACAATTACAGAATGGATGAAACAAAACTCCAGCTGGAGGCTTTTGTGAAATATATCCGGGAAGGCAGATCTCCTCAGCAGCTTACAAGACACGGGTATTACTCCTCGGTCTGGTGCCTGCTTGCCGAAGAAGCTGCTAAAACCGGAAAGTCTGTTTCCTTACCCGGAGAATACCTGATATGA
- a CDS encoding mandelate racemase/muconate lactonizing enzyme family protein — protein MDRRKFLNNSALILSASALPGIVSGKVESNQAKKVTIDDNIYRKVFDASLIKDPVIIESIRLVKNGKVYIVIVRSKDGAEGYAVSHPKFMEALWPVFLNYVVPPFIGKDAREIEKLLNDVYLFDSNYKKQGLLFWVPVASLEFAILDLLGKIAGTSIASFFGGITRTEIEVYRASEKRGNKPEEEIAYLKRIVEPIGARALKFRLGARMRYDDSSTKRDLQLIPLVRKTFGDDFTIYADANGSYDVSMALKIGRIMGEQRYGFFEEPAPFDYYEETKEIADNLEINIAGGEEESSLRMFKWMIENDVVQIVQPDLLYFGGLIRSVKVARMAQAAGINCTPHMSGNGLGYLYVLHFASFVPNSGRFQEFKGDDDKVPFICSTSSLKAVKGKMSVPTGPGLGIEIDPDFIKSSTEVKINK, from the coding sequence ATGGATCGGAGAAAATTTTTAAATAATTCTGCACTTATTCTTTCAGCTTCTGCTCTACCCGGGATAGTTTCAGGTAAGGTTGAAAGTAATCAGGCAAAAAAAGTTACTATTGATGATAATATATACAGGAAAGTATTTGATGCGTCGTTAATAAAAGATCCTGTAATAATTGAGTCAATCCGGCTTGTTAAGAATGGCAAAGTTTATATTGTAATTGTAAGGTCGAAAGACGGTGCGGAAGGATACGCTGTGTCCCATCCTAAGTTCATGGAGGCTCTATGGCCCGTATTTCTTAATTACGTTGTTCCCCCTTTCATCGGAAAAGATGCAAGGGAAATAGAAAAACTTTTGAATGACGTTTACCTTTTTGACAGTAATTATAAAAAACAGGGTTTGCTCTTCTGGGTTCCTGTGGCCTCCCTTGAATTTGCAATTCTCGATCTGCTTGGAAAGATTGCTGGCACTTCAATCGCATCATTTTTCGGAGGGATAACCAGAACCGAAATTGAGGTCTACAGAGCCAGTGAGAAACGCGGAAATAAACCTGAAGAAGAAATTGCATATTTAAAAAGGATTGTAGAACCGATCGGAGCCCGCGCATTAAAATTCCGGCTTGGCGCACGGATGAGATATGACGATTCTTCAACAAAAAGAGATCTGCAATTAATTCCCCTTGTCAGAAAAACTTTCGGAGATGATTTCACGATCTATGCGGATGCAAACGGATCTTACGATGTTTCTATGGCACTGAAGATTGGACGAATTATGGGAGAACAGCGTTATGGCTTTTTCGAAGAACCAGCTCCATTCGATTATTATGAAGAGACAAAGGAAATTGCTGATAACCTGGAAATTAATATTGCCGGAGGCGAAGAGGAAAGCAGTTTAAGAATGTTTAAGTGGATGATTGAAAATGACGTTGTTCAAATTGTCCAGCCTGATTTGCTTTATTTTGGCGGATTGATAAGGTCGGTTAAAGTTGCACGTATGGCGCAGGCTGCAGGTATAAACTGCACCCCGCATATGTCCGGTAATGGTCTTGGATATTTGTACGTACTTCACTTTGCTTCTTTTGTCCCCAATTCTGGCCGGTTTCAGGAATTTAAAGGTGATGATGATAAAGTTCCTTTTATATGCAGCACCTCATCACTTAAAGCTGTCAAAGGGAAAATGTCCGTTCCAACCGGACCAGGACTCGGTATTGAAATCGATCCCGATTTTATTAAATCATCTACTGAAGTAAAAATCAATAAATAA
- a CDS encoding TonB-dependent receptor — MKKYTSFFIFSFLLISSSILAQGSIRGSIIDSTTSKGLIGANVFILGTSLGSATDIEGAYRISKVPEGNYTLRVSYIGYLSKEIPINIQNNRTIELDVFLVPDVLEGETIVVTAQALGQAAAINQQLTSNTIVNVVSEEKIKELPDVNAAEAIGRLPGVSIIRSGGEANKIILRGLEDKYTNFTIDGVKIASTDATSRGLDLSTISQSSLAGIELFKALTSDKDADAIAGSVNLVTKKAPSLREITVLAKGNYNDLMQSFGQYDFSFKYGERFFDELIGVQLTGNLEQKIRSNERIDLDYDQTLNNQTDYVINNFTLEFTDEIRTRNGFSILLDYNTPDKGSIKLNTVFNSTHRDYLIHSRDYPAGGGTGGSVTYTFRDREQEIQTFTSALTGDNNLLDLRINWGLSFAQSVSDFPYDYQLDFLEASTNTSGMNNPPRVKTNPEQIIPFARNNFPSSTLYNAYYRGQNNLDKDKAAFLNAMYNYTIGKDLAGEVKAGAAYKAKTRTNANSELYSPYYLGYWRPYERAADGTIKPKSLSGSYFDAFYKRYLANPLINTLSLSEFLDGTPDSRDMYDLYELYPLINRDKLRQWYDLNKNGIDQNGVGKEYFNDPSVNAYSYDIHESVTSFYAMNTLKLGQAITFIAGVRVESENNDYKNKYSKVDFTGFPVPRDDTRDTSSTYTETVVLPNFHINIKATDFLNIRLAAYKSLARPDFNMRLNSYFAWRPSLVGSDKQLILGNPILKTAKAWNFEINTSFYGNEIGLISVSAFYKEIKDMYHMLSQFNTSGNTMIETLGLNWKSLHSGTYQLTVPYNSPEPTKVWGFEFEHQINFTFLPGLLKNIVLSYNASFVKSETVLIGTRIDTVMVIQPPFPFPLPKYVEVPITRKQQMENQPRFYGNIALGYDIGGFSARISLYHQSEYNRTFSPSGRSDGMVSGYTRLDLALKQDLFSYLSLMLNVSNLSNIKEDRMINNRVNGYKILNTSELYGITADFGVRLTL; from the coding sequence ATGAAGAAGTATACTTCATTTTTCATCTTTTCATTTCTTCTTATCAGTTCTTCCATTCTTGCTCAGGGTTCTATTCGAGGTTCTATTATTGACTCAACAACATCTAAAGGTTTGATTGGTGCGAATGTTTTTATACTCGGTACCTCGCTGGGTAGCGCCACAGATATTGAAGGGGCTTATAGAATTTCGAAAGTACCTGAGGGGAATTATACTTTGAGAGTCTCCTATATAGGATACCTTTCAAAAGAAATTCCAATTAATATCCAGAACAACCGAACTATTGAACTGGATGTTTTTCTGGTTCCCGATGTACTCGAGGGAGAAACTATCGTTGTAACTGCGCAGGCGTTGGGTCAGGCTGCGGCAATAAACCAGCAGTTAACTTCCAACACAATTGTAAACGTTGTCTCGGAAGAGAAGATTAAAGAATTGCCCGACGTCAATGCCGCCGAAGCAATCGGAAGACTTCCCGGAGTTTCCATCATCAGATCCGGAGGAGAGGCAAATAAAATAATATTAAGAGGATTGGAAGATAAGTATACCAATTTTACAATTGATGGAGTTAAAATAGCCTCCACCGACGCTACTAGCCGTGGACTCGATCTCTCAACTATTTCTCAAAGTTCATTAGCCGGTATTGAGTTATTTAAAGCATTAACATCCGATAAAGATGCCGATGCAATTGCCGGCAGCGTAAATCTTGTTACAAAGAAAGCTCCAAGCTTGAGAGAAATAACAGTTTTAGCAAAAGGAAATTATAACGATCTAATGCAATCATTCGGACAGTACGATTTCTCATTCAAATATGGGGAACGATTCTTTGATGAGTTGATCGGGGTACAACTAACCGGAAATCTTGAACAGAAGATTCGAAGCAACGAGAGAATTGACCTCGACTACGATCAGACTCTTAACAATCAAACCGATTATGTGATCAATAATTTTACGCTGGAATTTACAGATGAAATTAGAACCAGAAATGGTTTCAGTATTCTGCTGGATTATAATACCCCGGATAAAGGTTCTATTAAACTGAATACGGTTTTTAACAGCACTCACAGAGATTATTTAATTCATTCAAGAGATTATCCGGCCGGAGGCGGTACGGGCGGTTCGGTTACTTATACTTTCAGAGACAGGGAACAGGAGATTCAGACATTTACGAGTGCTTTAACCGGCGATAATAATCTGTTAGATCTAAGAATCAACTGGGGTCTATCATTCGCTCAATCAGTCTCTGATTTCCCTTACGATTATCAGCTCGATTTCCTCGAAGCTTCGACCAACACTTCAGGTATGAACAACCCGCCGCGCGTAAAAACTAATCCCGAACAAATTATACCATTCGCTAGGAATAATTTCCCGAGCTCAACTTTGTATAATGCGTACTATAGAGGTCAGAATAATCTTGATAAAGATAAAGCCGCATTCTTAAATGCAATGTACAATTACACTATTGGGAAAGATCTGGCCGGTGAAGTAAAAGCCGGTGCGGCATATAAAGCTAAAACCAGAACTAACGCTAATTCCGAACTCTATTCCCCGTATTACCTTGGTTACTGGCGTCCCTATGAAAGAGCTGCCGACGGTACAATAAAACCGAAAAGTCTTTCGGGTTCCTATTTCGACGCGTTTTATAAAAGATATCTTGCGAATCCTTTAATCAATACACTCTCTCTTAGTGAGTTTCTTGATGGCACTCCCGATTCCCGGGATATGTATGATTTATATGAACTATATCCACTTATTAACAGAGACAAACTTAGACAATGGTACGACCTTAATAAAAACGGTATTGATCAAAACGGTGTTGGAAAAGAATATTTTAACGACCCTTCAGTTAATGCATACTCTTATGACATTCACGAATCGGTAACTTCTTTTTATGCCATGAATACGTTGAAACTTGGTCAGGCAATTACGTTTATTGCCGGCGTCAGAGTTGAATCGGAAAACAATGATTACAAGAATAAATACTCAAAAGTTGATTTTACAGGATTCCCGGTACCGCGAGATGATACAAGGGATACAAGTTCTACATATACCGAAACTGTTGTGCTTCCTAACTTCCACATTAATATTAAGGCTACAGATTTTCTTAACATCCGCTTAGCTGCCTATAAATCGCTTGCAAGACCCGATTTTAACATGAGACTCAATTCTTATTTTGCATGGAGGCCTTCTCTGGTCGGATCCGATAAGCAGCTTATCCTTGGCAACCCTATTCTCAAAACTGCCAAAGCTTGGAATTTTGAAATCAATACTTCGTTCTACGGCAATGAAATTGGTCTGATTTCAGTTTCGGCCTTCTACAAAGAAATTAAAGATATGTACCATATGCTGAGTCAGTTTAATACTTCAGGTAATACAATGATTGAGACTTTAGGGCTTAACTGGAAATCGCTCCATTCCGGTACTTATCAGCTTACGGTTCCATATAATTCACCGGAACCTACGAAAGTCTGGGGATTCGAGTTCGAACATCAAATCAATTTTACTTTCTTGCCAGGGTTACTTAAGAATATTGTTCTTAGTTATAATGCTTCGTTCGTAAAATCCGAAACGGTTTTAATAGGGACACGTATAGATACTGTTATGGTAATACAGCCTCCGTTCCCGTTCCCGTTACCCAAATATGTTGAGGTACCGATAACAAGAAAACAACAGATGGAAAATCAACCGCGGTTCTACGGTAATATCGCGCTCGGTTATGATATCGGCGGATTTTCGGCTAGGATCTCTTTGTACCATCAGTCGGAATACAATAGAACATTCAGCCCCAGCGGCCGGAGCGATGGAATGGTCAGCGGATATACTCGCCTGGACCTCGCACTTAAACAGGATTTATTCAGTTACCTCTCTTTAATGCTGAATGTTAGTAATCTGTCCAATATTAAAGAGGATCGCATGATTAATAATCGAGTTAATGGTTATAAGATTTTGAATACTTCTGAATTGTATGGTATAACAGCTGATTTTGGAGTCAGATTAACTTTGTAA
- a CDS encoding mandelate racemase/muconate lactonizing enzyme family protein: MKRTDFLKTLSLGAAASVFPVTNSLAKELIDTKSNNDKSGVEITKLDTFVFRNATFVRIECSEGVAGWGEADHDYPKLTASLIEEICKPIILGKDPFDTEFLWHQMIFKGEDAGTTGLLPGAIAGIDNALWDLKGKLLNLPVHKISGGFNIKKVRVYGSFARGDNPKTRKGPDAMAKTALDFVSQGYKTIKARMQIRQLNVDPDPDDTFEVVKAIRNAVGEQIEIFVDYNNGYTPAKAITLTKKLFENFNIAAVEEPVSYHNYEGLRQVVESVDIPVMAGEHEFNRWQMRDLITVGKADFINADLIKCGGFSECRKVSFMAHAFDKYIMTHNTRPTLATAASLQLVASIPNAARVQEYAGTRPEMGLDKLFENYFEFRDGYISIPALPGLGLVVNEKEMIKSKLN, encoded by the coding sequence ATGAAACGAACTGATTTCTTAAAAACTCTTTCACTTGGGGCGGCAGCTTCTGTCTTTCCTGTTACAAATTCTTTGGCAAAAGAATTAATTGATACGAAATCTAATAATGATAAATCCGGTGTCGAAATTACAAAGCTCGATACATTCGTTTTCCGGAATGCAACTTTTGTAAGAATTGAATGCAGCGAAGGTGTTGCGGGATGGGGAGAAGCCGACCATGATTATCCGAAATTGACAGCCAGTTTAATTGAAGAAATCTGCAAACCTATAATCCTTGGTAAGGATCCATTTGATACTGAGTTTTTATGGCATCAAATGATATTTAAAGGAGAAGATGCGGGTACTACCGGGTTATTACCCGGTGCAATTGCAGGTATTGACAATGCCCTCTGGGACTTGAAAGGGAAATTATTGAATTTGCCGGTACATAAAATTTCCGGAGGATTTAATATTAAAAAGGTCCGGGTTTACGGAAGCTTTGCTCGGGGTGATAATCCCAAAACTAGAAAAGGTCCGGACGCAATGGCCAAAACCGCTCTCGATTTTGTTTCGCAAGGATACAAAACCATTAAAGCAAGAATGCAGATAAGACAATTGAATGTCGATCCTGACCCGGATGATACTTTTGAAGTTGTTAAAGCTATACGTAATGCTGTAGGTGAACAGATTGAAATCTTTGTTGATTATAACAACGGTTATACACCGGCTAAAGCAATAACGCTTACAAAAAAACTGTTTGAGAATTTTAATATTGCGGCGGTAGAAGAACCTGTATCCTATCATAACTACGAGGGACTCCGGCAGGTAGTCGAATCGGTAGATATTCCGGTTATGGCCGGTGAACATGAATTCAACAGATGGCAGATGCGCGATCTTATAACCGTTGGAAAAGCAGATTTCATAAATGCCGACTTGATAAAGTGCGGAGGATTTTCAGAATGCAGAAAAGTCTCATTTATGGCACATGCATTTGATAAGTATATAATGACTCATAATACCCGTCCCACACTTGCAACGGCGGCAAGTCTTCAGTTGGTTGCATCAATTCCAAATGCGGCAAGAGTGCAGGAGTACGCCGGTACCCGTCCGGAGATGGGGCTTGACAAATTATTTGAGAATTATTTTGAATTCAGGGATGGATACATTTCGATTCCGGCTTTGCCTGGATTGGGATTAGTGGTAAATGAAAAGGAGATGATAAAAAGCAAATTGAATTAA
- a CDS encoding LacI family DNA-binding transcriptional regulator translates to MKDKAITLNDIAARLNVSTVTVSKALRNHPDISPATTKLIKKVAEELGYTPNIMARNLSARKSNTIGVVIPKIAHFFFGSIIEHIYDIAFEHNYEIILTVSQENPEREKKHIHTLMAMKVDGIIISITQETRDYEIFELVRRRGIPIVFMDRIPNIENINSVAVNDWQGAYKAIEHAIKLGYRKIGHLAGYTNINIGKNRMQGFYDAMNKYNLEINPEWIIEGGFGEKYGYDAFMKLFKENNLPDLFFTVTYPVALGVYIAAAEVGLKIPDDIDVLCFGNAEVQNFLSPPLSCIDQSTKQLSESAMDIIMKSIKDPETETKNIIIDTELVLRGTCISYNKNN, encoded by the coding sequence ATGAAAGATAAAGCTATTACACTGAATGATATTGCTGCGCGATTGAATGTTTCTACTGTTACTGTCTCAAAAGCCCTCAGAAATCATCCCGATATATCCCCCGCTACAACAAAACTGATTAAAAAAGTAGCAGAAGAATTAGGATATACTCCGAATATCATGGCGAGGAATTTATCGGCAAGAAAATCAAATACTATTGGTGTAGTTATTCCTAAAATAGCACACTTCTTCTTCGGTTCAATAATTGAACATATCTATGATATTGCTTTTGAACATAACTATGAAATCATTCTTACTGTATCACAGGAAAATCCGGAACGGGAAAAAAAACATATTCATACTTTAATGGCAATGAAGGTCGATGGAATTATTATTTCGATCACTCAGGAAACACGTGATTATGAAATTTTTGAACTTGTAAGGCGAAGGGGAATACCGATTGTCTTCATGGACAGAATTCCGAATATAGAAAATATTAATTCGGTTGCTGTAAACGACTGGCAGGGTGCTTATAAAGCAATTGAACATGCTATTAAACTCGGATACAGGAAAATTGGCCATCTCGCCGGATATACTAATATCAACATCGGTAAAAACAGAATGCAGGGTTTCTACGATGCGATGAATAAATATAATCTGGAAATTAATCCTGAATGGATAATTGAAGGAGGATTTGGCGAGAAATACGGTTATGATGCTTTTATGAAATTATTTAAAGAGAACAATCTACCCGATCTTTTCTTCACTGTTACATATCCCGTTGCCCTTGGAGTCTATATCGCGGCTGCAGAAGTCGGATTGAAAATTCCTGATGATATTGATGTGCTCTGTTTTGGAAATGCGGAAGTCCAGAATTTTCTCTCCCCGCCGTTAAGTTGTATTGATCAATCCACAAAACAGTTGAGTGAGAGTGCGATGGATATTATTATGAAAAGCATAAAAGATCCCGAAACGGAAACGAAGAACATAATAATAGACACCGAATTAGTTCTGAGAGGAACCTGTATCTCTTATAATAAAAATAATTAA
- a CDS encoding glycosyl hydrolase family 28-related protein, with protein MKTNSINFLKGRILPIYFLAASFISAQSAFINVKEYGAIGDGVTLETSAIQKTIDHSYLYGGVVYFPPGKYLTGSLELKSNIEIFISPGATILGSTNISDYTEYLPKMKSYNDSFLKHSLFYAEGAENISIRGEGTIDGQGSAFKVTTREKPERYKNRPYIIRFVECKNVKIENITMRNSAMWMQQYLACEDLFIKGIRVYNHANQNNDMIDIDGCKNVIMSDCIGDTDDDAITLKSTSFSITENVVITNCVISSHCNAIKLGTESHGGFRNITISNMVVKPSIDTEPIYGLPKGISGITLGMVDGGILEGVTISNIRIEGTQIPIYMRLGNRARKFYDGQPQPGVGTFKDVSISNVMATDIQSNIGASITGIPGYNIQNISLENITLEFPGGGTADDALKSIPELEDHYPESTKWGTLPSFGFFIRHARNISLNNIELRLKREDHRPAILCDDVEQLNISGLKIGSGVLARNAVIFRDVNEGIIQSSLLFSRVNSFLKIEGERNKNIYLLNNILSNVGKIVDNRSRIKIIQSGNIK; from the coding sequence ATGAAAACAAATTCAATTAATTTCTTAAAAGGCAGGATTCTCCCGATATACTTTTTGGCAGCTTCCTTCATATCAGCACAATCTGCTTTTATTAATGTTAAGGAGTATGGAGCAATAGGAGATGGAGTTACTCTGGAAACATCTGCTATCCAAAAAACTATTGATCATTCTTATCTTTACGGCGGTGTCGTATATTTCCCCCCGGGTAAATATTTGACCGGCTCTCTCGAACTTAAAAGCAATATTGAAATCTTTATTTCACCAGGAGCAACTATCCTCGGTAGTACAAATATTTCTGATTACACGGAATATCTTCCGAAGATGAAATCCTATAACGACTCTTTTCTCAAACACAGTCTTTTTTATGCGGAGGGAGCAGAGAATATTTCGATACGCGGTGAAGGTACTATAGATGGACAGGGAAGCGCCTTTAAAGTCACTACCAGAGAAAAACCGGAAAGGTATAAAAACCGGCCGTATATAATAAGGTTTGTCGAATGTAAAAATGTAAAGATCGAAAATATTACTATGCGCAATTCGGCAATGTGGATGCAGCAGTATCTTGCCTGCGAAGATCTTTTTATAAAAGGAATCCGGGTTTACAATCATGCAAATCAGAATAACGATATGATAGATATCGACGGATGTAAAAATGTAATAATGTCGGATTGTATTGGTGATACTGACGATGACGCCATAACTCTTAAAAGCACATCTTTCAGTATTACTGAAAATGTTGTGATTACAAATTGTGTTATCAGCAGCCACTGCAATGCGATTAAACTCGGCACCGAATCTCACGGCGGTTTCAGGAATATAACAATATCCAATATGGTTGTAAAACCGAGCATCGATACCGAACCGATTTACGGTCTGCCTAAAGGAATAAGTGGTATCACGTTAGGCATGGTAGACGGGGGAATACTCGAGGGCGTCACTATTTCCAATATAAGAATTGAGGGAACACAGATTCCGATCTATATGCGTCTTGGAAACCGAGCGAGAAAATTCTATGACGGACAGCCTCAGCCTGGAGTCGGGACTTTTAAGGATGTATCAATCAGCAATGTAATGGCAACAGATATTCAATCGAATATTGGAGCATCAATTACGGGAATCCCGGGTTACAATATTCAAAACATCAGTCTTGAAAATATAACTCTCGAATTTCCTGGTGGAGGAACAGCCGATGATGCTCTTAAATCAATACCTGAACTCGAGGACCATTATCCTGAAAGCACAAAGTGGGGGACGCTTCCGTCGTTCGGATTTTTCATCCGACATGCCCGGAATATCAGTCTGAATAATATTGAATTGAGATTGAAGAGGGAGGACCACCGGCCCGCAATACTCTGCGATGATGTAGAGCAGTTGAATATTTCGGGATTAAAAATCGGAAGCGGAGTTCTTGCTCGGAATGCGGTAATATTCCGCGATGTTAATGAAGGAATAATTCAATCATCTCTTCTTTTTTCCCGTGTAAACAGCTTTCTTAAAATTGAAGGAGAGAGAAATAAAAATATTTATCTCTTAAATAATATTTTAAGTAATGTTGGTAAAATAGTGGATAACAGAAGCAGGATTAAAATTATTCAATCTGGAAATATTAAATAG
- a CDS encoding FAD:protein FMN transferase, with product MNKIYYNSFFAMGTRFNLLFPSIDYENGDRLFLLVRNEVVRIESLISFYEKGSEISRLNNRKSDEIDNVNDEVFEILERCRKYYLLTAGAFDITVKPLMDFWIAHDSQRNLENLPDQLKTTTGFDKVYLNSNNRSVSFGNRGIRIDLGGFGKGYALASVKSLLIDKGVISAFISFGESSILGLGSHPNGNCWKVGINNLLEPGSTVYSFDMADESVSTSGSYTITDEGKLHKSINVIDPVNHLPVNSIKSVSVKSDSPEEAEVFSTAFLVMQKDEINKVVLNSNAISAVEVCYDTGLPELFFYTK from the coding sequence ATGAATAAAATTTATTATAACAGTTTTTTTGCGATGGGAACAAGATTTAACCTGCTGTTTCCGTCAATTGATTATGAAAATGGAGATAGATTATTTCTTCTTGTTAGGAACGAGGTTGTTAGAATTGAATCGCTGATTAGTTTTTATGAGAAAGGAAGTGAGATAAGCCGATTGAATAATCGTAAATCAGATGAAATTGATAATGTAAACGATGAGGTCTTTGAAATACTCGAACGGTGCAGGAAATACTATCTCTTAACTGCCGGAGCTTTCGATATAACTGTTAAACCGCTCATGGATTTCTGGATTGCTCATGACTCTCAAAGAAATTTGGAAAACCTGCCTGACCAATTGAAAACAACAACTGGATTCGATAAGGTTTATTTGAATAGCAACAATCGTTCGGTTTCATTCGGTAATCGTGGTATCAGAATAGATCTTGGAGGTTTCGGTAAAGGGTATGCGCTCGCTAGTGTAAAATCATTGCTTATAGATAAAGGTGTAATCAGCGCATTTATAAGTTTCGGTGAGAGCTCAATCCTTGGGCTTGGTTCACATCCCAACGGGAACTGCTGGAAGGTCGGGATTAATAATTTGCTTGAACCGGGTTCAACAGTTTATTCGTTCGATATGGCCGATGAATCTGTCTCAACATCAGGCAGCTATACGATAACCGACGAAGGGAAATTGCATAAAAGTATTAATGTGATTGATCCGGTGAACCATCTGCCTGTTAATTCGATAAAAAGTGTAAGCGTTAAATCCGATTCACCGGAGGAGGCCGAGGTTTTTTCAACCGCTTTTTTAGTAATGCAGAAAGATGAAATAAATAAGGTCGTGCTTAACAGCAATGCAATTTCTGCAGTGGAAGTCTGTTATGATACTGGTCTTCCTGAATTATTTTTTTATACAAAGTAA